The Couchioplanes caeruleus nucleotide sequence TTGTACTTACGGATAGCCATGATTCACAAACCCCTTAGCTGACCGGGCCGCCGAAGGCCTCGATACGGTCACCGTCAGCCAGCTTCACCATGGCGCGCTTGGTCGCCTTGCGCTGCCCGAAGCCGGTGCGGGTGCGCTTGCGCTTGCCCTCGCGGTTCGCGGTGTTCACCGTCAGCACGCGGACATCGAAGATCTGCTGGATCGCGATCTTGATCTGGGTCTTGTTCGCGTCCGGGTGGACGAGGAACGTGTACCAGTTCTGGTCGAGAACGCTGTAGCTCTTCTCGGAGACCACGGGCGCGACGATGATGTCGCGCGGGTCGGCGATCGTGCTCACTTGTTCCCCTCCGCTCCGTCGGCTTGGCCGCTGGCCGCAGCCGGAACGCCGAGGAATTCCTCGAGCGCTTCCTTGGTGAAGACGACCTCGTCCGCGACAAGCACGTCGTACGTGTTGAGCTGACCGGCCTCGATGAGGTGGACGGTGGGCTCGTTCCGCAGCGACAGCCAGTTCTTCTCGTCGTAGCTGCCCAGGACAACCAGGACCTTGGTCGACTCGGTCGCCTTGCGCAGCGTGGCGATCGCGGCCTTCGTGGACGGCGTCTCGCCGGCGACGAACGCCTCCACCACGTGCACGCGGCCCTCGCGGGCCCGGTCGGAGAGGGCGCCACGCAGGGCGGCAGCCTTCATCTTCTTCGGGGTCCGCTGGCTGTAGTCGCGCGGCACGGGACCGTGCACGACGCCACCACCGGTGAACTGCGGGGCGCGGATCGAGCCCTGACGGGCGCGGCCGGTGCCCTTCTGCTTGTACGGCTTCTTGCCGCCGCCGGCGACCTCACCGCGGGTCTTCGCCTTGTGCGTACCCTGCCGGGCGGCCGCGAGCTGGGCGACGACGACCTGGTGCATCAGCGGGATGTTCGCCTGCACGTCGAAGATGTCGTCGGGCAGCTCGACGGAGCCGGCCTTCGTGCCCTCGGCGTTGATCACGTCAACCGAGCTCACTTGGCACCACCCTTCTTCTTCGCCGCCGTACGGACCAGGATCAGCGCGCCCTTGGGGCCGGGCACGGCGCCCTTGATCAGCAGCAGGTTGTTGTCGGTGTCGACGGCCTGCACCGTGAGGTTCTGCACGGTGAAGCGCTTGCTGCCCATGCGACCGGCCATCCGGGTGCCCTTGAAGACACGCGCGGGGGTCGCGCAGGCGCCGATCGAGCCCGGCGAGCGGTGCTTGCGCTCGACACCGTGGCTCGACTTGAGGCCGTGGAAGCCGTGCCGCTTCATGACGCCGGCGTAGCCCTTGCCCTTGGTCTTACCGGTGACGTCGATCGGCGTACCGACCGCGAACGCCTCGACGGTGACCTCCTGGCCGAGCTCGTACTCACCGGCGTCGGTGGTCCGCAGCTCGACGATGTGGCGGCGCGGCGACACGTTGGCCTTGGCGAAGTGGCCGCTCTCCGGCTTGTTCACCTTGCGCGGGTCGATCTGGCCGTACGCCAGCTGCACGGCGGCGTAGCCGTCCGTCTCGGCGCTGCGGACCTGGGTCACGACGCACGGGCCGGCCTGCACCACGGTTACCGGGACGACCTTGTTGTTGTCCCAGACCTGGGTCATGCCGAGCTTGGCGCCCAGGATGCCCTTCACTTGCCTGTCCATTGTCCGGATCCCTACAGCTTGATCTCGATGTCGACGCCAGCCGGCAGGTCGAGGCGCATGAGCGAGTCGACCGTCTTCGGAGTCGGGTCGATGATGTCGATCAGACGCTTGTGCGTGCGCATCTCGAAGTGCTCGCGCGAGTCCTTGTACTTGTGCGGCGAACGGATCACGCAGAAACGGTTGATCTCCGTGGGC carries:
- the rplW gene encoding 50S ribosomal protein L23; translated protein: MSTIADPRDIIVAPVVSEKSYSVLDQNWYTFLVHPDANKTQIKIAIQQIFDVRVLTVNTANREGKRKRTRTGFGQRKATKRAMVKLADGDRIEAFGGPVS
- the rplD gene encoding 50S ribosomal protein L4 produces the protein MSSVDVINAEGTKAGSVELPDDIFDVQANIPLMHQVVVAQLAAARQGTHKAKTRGEVAGGGKKPYKQKGTGRARQGSIRAPQFTGGGVVHGPVPRDYSQRTPKKMKAAALRGALSDRAREGRVHVVEAFVAGETPSTKAAIATLRKATESTKVLVVLGSYDEKNWLSLRNEPTVHLIEAGQLNTYDVLVADEVVFTKEALEEFLGVPAAASGQADGAEGNK
- the rplC gene encoding 50S ribosomal protein L3 translates to MDRQVKGILGAKLGMTQVWDNNKVVPVTVVQAGPCVVTQVRSAETDGYAAVQLAYGQIDPRKVNKPESGHFAKANVSPRRHIVELRTTDAGEYELGQEVTVEAFAVGTPIDVTGKTKGKGYAGVMKRHGFHGLKSSHGVERKHRSPGSIGACATPARVFKGTRMAGRMGSKRFTVQNLTVQAVDTDNNLLLIKGAVPGPKGALILVRTAAKKKGGAK
- the rpsJ gene encoding 30S ribosomal protein S10; its protein translation is MAGQKIRIRLKAYDHEVVDSSARKIVETVTRTGAQVAGPVPLPTEINRFCVIRSPHKYKDSREHFEMRTHKRLIDIIDPTPKTVDSLMRLDLPAGVDIEIKL